The Roseicyclus marinus genome has a segment encoding these proteins:
- a CDS encoding winged helix-turn-helix domain-containing protein, giving the protein MTGAAVLPETGDILHLAEPLKGVADLGDPGVALFLSGAGDRLAHLVRSDGQAALVEAVAETRPDYVLIGGLPDPALFERLCAVMRSATLGVIVLGRDGLPDGVQDMTPTRIELAPLDPACGLNGFTLHLRALMRRCRPVALAGRRWVGGIVLDEAGLTLSDGTGQATLSLEDMRLIGPLFDAPGKVWSREALLGMAYGAQTMNGLRTVDVKLNRARRRLRAALGQDPVRSVRGEGYILDPATG; this is encoded by the coding sequence GTGACCGGGGCCGCCGTGCTGCCGGAAACGGGCGATATCCTGCATCTGGCCGAACCCCTGAAGGGCGTTGCCGATCTGGGCGACCCTGGGGTCGCGCTGTTCCTGTCCGGGGCGGGCGACAGGCTGGCGCATCTGGTGCGCTCTGACGGGCAGGCGGCGCTGGTGGAGGCCGTGGCCGAAACCCGGCCCGATTACGTGTTGATCGGCGGTCTGCCCGACCCGGCCCTGTTCGAGCGGCTCTGCGCGGTGATGCGGAGCGCCACGCTGGGGGTGATCGTTCTGGGCAGGGATGGATTGCCCGATGGCGTGCAGGACATGACGCCCACACGGATCGAGCTTGCACCGCTGGACCCTGCCTGCGGGTTGAACGGCTTTACCCTGCATCTGCGCGCGTTGATGCGGCGCTGCCGCCCGGTGGCGCTGGCCGGGCGGCGCTGGGTGGGCGGCATCGTGCTGGACGAGGCGGGGTTGACCCTGTCGGACGGGACGGGCCAGGCGACCCTGTCGCTCGAGGATATGCGGCTTATCGGGCCCTTGTTCGATGCGCCCGGCAAGGTCTGGTCGCGCGAGGCGCTGCTCGGGATGGCCTATGGCGCGCAAACGATGAACGGGTTGCGGACGGTCGATGTGAAGCTGAACCGGGCCAGGCGGCGGTTGCGCGCGGCGCTGGGGCAGGATCCGGTGCGCAGCGTCAGGGGCGAGGGCTATATCCTTGATCCTGCAACAGGTTGA
- the pstC gene encoding phosphate ABC transporter permease subunit PstC, translating to MGAVLTFPLVLLIVTALAVAGYILGRGRAARIAAAAPRTLHSRPNQHGWHVVFATAAPALIFIMVWAFGSGVVSNIYVGNVIPDDLVDVQVPFQQREGLTDREIEIREDVLRTQFVASVKGLAVAIDGYIANGNATEADIERWRADLAPLQERLRADGQVVGASITQGMLTVAQDLRGFNRAIATIGPIAALALALIGFGLSLRAISAEFRARIAVERWILGFLVFASTMAILTTIAILSAITVPSITFFREYGLFNFLFGMAWAPAGDVVGIPEGRDGAYESVLGFLPLIWGTLYISLVALLVAVPLGLLAAVYLSEFASKWVRAWVKPALEILAGVPTIVYGIFALITIGPFLQAVVGATVMPNTVSVMTAGVVMGMMLVPFVSSLSDDVINAVPQAMRDGSLGLGATQAETVTKVILPAALPGIVGAVVLAASRAIGETMIVVLAAGALSNVQGLEPNPFGAVVTVTTRIVAVLTGEGSGFDSIDVLAVFALAFTLFFITLGLNLVAQRMVAKYREQYD from the coding sequence ATGGGCGCTGTGCTGACCTTTCCCCTGGTTCTGCTGATCGTGACGGCGCTGGCCGTTGCGGGCTACATCCTCGGACGCGGACGGGCCGCGCGCATCGCCGCCGCCGCCCCGCGCACGCTGCATTCGCGCCCCAATCAGCACGGCTGGCACGTGGTGTTCGCCACGGCGGCCCCGGCGCTGATCTTCATCATGGTCTGGGCATTCGGCTCGGGCGTGGTGTCCAACATCTATGTCGGCAATGTCATTCCGGACGACCTGGTCGATGTGCAGGTTCCCTTTCAGCAACGCGAAGGCCTGACCGACCGCGAGATCGAGATCCGCGAAGACGTGCTGCGCACGCAGTTCGTGGCCTCGGTCAAGGGGCTGGCTGTGGCCATTGACGGCTATATCGCCAACGGCAATGCGACCGAGGCGGATATCGAGCGGTGGCGCGCCGATCTTGCGCCCCTGCAGGAGCGGCTGCGCGCCGACGGTCAGGTCGTGGGCGCGAGCATCACGCAAGGTATGCTGACGGTTGCGCAGGATTTGCGCGGCTTCAACCGCGCCATTGCCACCATCGGGCCCATCGCCGCGCTGGCGCTGGCGCTGATCGGTTTCGGCCTGTCGCTGCGTGCCATTTCCGCCGAGTTCCGTGCCCGCATCGCGGTCGAGCGCTGGATCCTCGGCTTTCTTGTCTTTGCCTCGACCATGGCGATCCTGACCACCATCGCCATCCTGTCGGCTATCACCGTCCCCTCGATCACTTTTTTCCGGGAATACGGGCTGTTCAATTTCCTGTTCGGCATGGCCTGGGCGCCTGCGGGCGACGTTGTCGGCATTCCGGAAGGGCGCGACGGGGCCTACGAATCCGTTCTGGGCTTTTTGCCGCTGATCTGGGGCACGCTCTACATCTCGCTGGTCGCGCTTCTGGTGGCGGTGCCGCTGGGATTGCTGGCGGCGGTCTACCTGTCGGAATTCGCGTCGAAATGGGTCCGCGCCTGGGTCAAGCCCGCGCTCGAGATCCTCGCGGGCGTGCCGACCATCGTCTATGGTATCTTTGCGCTGATCACGATCGGCCCCTTCCTTCAGGCGGTCGTGGGCGCGACGGTCATGCCCAATACCGTGTCGGTCATGACGGCGGGTGTGGTGATGGGCATGATGCTGGTGCCCTTTGTCTCGTCCCTGTCCGATGACGTGATCAACGCCGTGCCGCAGGCGATGCGCGATGGCTCGCTGGGGCTGGGGGCCACGCAGGCCGAAACGGTGACCAAGGTGATCCTGCCCGCAGCCCTGCCCGGTATCGTCGGCGCGGTTGTTCTGGCCGCGTCGCGTGCCATCGGCGAGACGATGATCGTGGTTCTGGCCGCAGGCGCGCTGTCGAATGTGCAGGGGCTGGAGCCCAACCCCTTTGGTGCGGTCGTCACGGTCACGACGCGGATCGTCGCGGTTCTGACCGGCGAAGGGTCGGGCTTTGACTCCATCGACGTGCTGGCGGTCTTTGCGCTCGCCTTCACGCTGTTCTTCATCACGCTGGGCCTGAACCTTGTCGCCCAGCGCATGGTCGCCAAATACCGGGAGCAGTACGACTGA
- a CDS encoding PstS family phosphate ABC transporter substrate-binding protein — protein MSHLKLSTAVIAVLAVSAVAASAQTRSNVQVAGSSTVLPYANIVAEAFGAETDFATPVVEGGGSSTGRRMLCEGVGEGTIDIANSSSLMSATERETCMAAGVTPIEVRFGYDGIVFASDINGPSFAFEPIHWHIALAAEHFIDGALVPNTLTTWAEVAAVAQSLGVAGDLPDQEINAFIPGTNHGTREVFDERVLLDGCEQGGFFDAMIAAGVDEDTAEEACMAVRTDGRSVDIEGDYTQTLANLDSTPTGVGVFGLSFYENNTDRLQVATMSGVTPSTETISVGEYPVSRPLQFYVKQEHIGVIPGLLEFVEFFISDEIAGPGGPLSEYGLVPDPALAETQAMVAALR, from the coding sequence ATGTCTCACCTCAAGCTTTCCACGGCTGTCATCGCGGTTCTCGCGGTTTCCGCTGTCGCCGCTTCGGCCCAGACGCGCAGCAACGTTCAGGTCGCCGGTTCCTCGACCGTGCTGCCCTATGCCAACATCGTCGCCGAAGCCTTCGGCGCGGAAACCGACTTCGCGACCCCCGTCGTTGAAGGTGGCGGTTCCTCGACCGGCCGTCGCATGCTGTGCGAAGGCGTCGGCGAAGGCACGATCGACATCGCCAACTCGTCCTCGCTGATGAGCGCGACCGAGCGCGAAACCTGCATGGCCGCAGGCGTCACGCCGATCGAAGTGCGCTTTGGCTATGACGGCATCGTCTTTGCCTCGGACATCAACGGCCCCTCCTTCGCGTTCGAGCCGATCCACTGGCACATCGCGCTGGCCGCCGAGCATTTCATCGATGGCGCGCTGGTTCCCAACACGCTGACCACCTGGGCCGAAGTGGCCGCCGTCGCCCAGTCGCTGGGTGTCGCAGGCGACCTGCCCGACCAGGAAATCAACGCCTTCATCCCCGGCACCAACCACGGCACCCGCGAAGTCTTTGACGAGCGCGTTCTGCTGGACGGCTGCGAGCAGGGCGGCTTCTTTGACGCGATGATCGCGGCTGGCGTCGACGAAGACACCGCCGAGGAAGCCTGCATGGCTGTCCGCACCGATGGCCGTTCGGTCGACATCGAAGGCGATTACACCCAGACGCTGGCCAACCTCGACTCGACCCCCACGGGCGTCGGCGTCTTCGGCCTGTCCTTCTACGAGAACAACACCGACCGTCTGCAGGTTGCGACCATGTCCGGCGTCACCCCCTCGACCGAGACCATCTCGGTGGGTGAATACCCGGTGTCGCGTCCGCTCCAGTTCTACGTGAAGCAGGAGCATATCGGCGTGATCCCCGGCCTGCTGGAATTCGTCGAATTCTTCATCTCGGACGAGATCGCAGGCCCCGGCGGCCCGCTGTCCGAATACGGCCTGGTGCCCGACCCGGCGCTGGCGGAAACGCAGGCGATGGTCGCAGCGCTGCGCTGA
- the pstB gene encoding phosphate ABC transporter ATP-binding protein PstB — protein MNDMRMTERGVNTKDIKIEARKVQVFYGANHAIKDVDVDIEDKTVTAFIGPSGCGKSTFLRCLNRMNDTIDICRVEGDIILDGEDIYDKRVDPVQLRAKVGMVFQKPNPFPKSIYDNVAYGPKIHGLSRNKAELDEIVESSLRRAALWNEVKDRLDAPGTGLSGGQQQRLCIARAVATSPEVLLMDEPCSALDPIATAQVEELIDELRQSYSVVIVTHSMQQAARVSQKTAFFHLGNLVEFGETSKIFTNPEDPRTESYITGRIG, from the coding sequence ATGAACGACATGCGGATGACGGAGCGCGGCGTGAATACCAAGGACATCAAGATCGAGGCCCGCAAGGTGCAGGTCTTTTACGGCGCGAACCACGCCATCAAGGACGTGGATGTCGATATCGAGGACAAGACCGTCACCGCCTTCATCGGGCCGTCGGGCTGCGGGAAATCCACCTTTCTGCGCTGTCTGAACCGGATGAACGACACGATCGACATCTGCCGGGTCGAGGGGGATATCATCCTCGACGGCGAGGATATCTACGACAAGCGCGTCGACCCGGTGCAGCTGCGCGCCAAGGTTGGCATGGTGTTCCAGAAGCCCAACCCGTTCCCCAAGTCGATCTATGACAACGTGGCCTATGGCCCCAAGATCCACGGCCTGTCGCGCAACAAGGCGGAGCTGGACGAGATCGTCGAAAGCTCGCTGCGGCGCGCGGCGCTGTGGAACGAGGTGAAGGATCGTCTGGATGCGCCGGGCACCGGCCTGTCGGGCGGTCAGCAGCAGCGCCTGTGCATCGCGCGCGCGGTGGCCACCAGCCCCGAGGTCTTGTTGATGGACGAACCCTGTTCCGCGCTCGATCCGATCGCGACGGCGCAGGTCGAGGAATTGATCGACGAATTGCGGCAGAGCTATTCGGTGGTGATCGTGACCCATTCGATGCAGCAGGCCGCCCGCGTCAGCCAGAAGACCGCGTTCTTCCATCTCGGGAACCTCGTGGAATTCGGCGAAACCTCCAAGATCTTCACCAATCCCGAGGATCCGAGGACCGAAAGCTACATCACCGGCCGGATCGGCTGA
- the pstA gene encoding phosphate ABC transporter permease PstA translates to MSDASLSGAKPAPKSSLLTQSALVRKRHRAGATLRWLGLGAISVVLFFLAVLLWSIVSRGVPALFQYQAQIELYYDPAILNPDGGPVDPEEIGGINLRTGFERGIFTNSLRMTLENAGIDIEGTVERRWVVEALNALDAVGLTGGAEVIAGAGAPGDAARVLGQAGSALRAAASALGGDDAAAAEAARDTAAEALGTAGFAQAAEVVAAIDAAGGADAVAALNATGYQQALLDAAGALRQPGEFDDAALSSLIYATNRRDVRDRLVENPDLVGTTESVGVPIDIAVTRYLSGELTGIGTAQMPPGFDIGQLALVDAMEDAGLIDNAFRWHFFINPYSQSGEIAGIGPALMGSAYMMLVVLVFSLIFGVAASIYLEEFAPKNKFTDFIEINIANLAAVPSIVFGILGAAILFTLMDLGFGNSIRGTALLGGIVLSLMTLPTIVIATRAALKAVPPSIRDAALGVGASKVQMVFHHKLPLAAPGILTGTIIGIAQALGETAPLLLIGLSVSTGAALLSSPFSGGLLEQAQSMPTVVYLFAQNQDAPVREGLAQSAILVMLLLLFALNILAILLRRKFERRW, encoded by the coding sequence ATGTCCGACGCCAGCCTGTCCGGGGCCAAGCCTGCGCCCAAATCCTCGTTGCTGACGCAATCGGCGCTGGTGCGCAAACGCCACCGTGCGGGCGCGACCCTGCGCTGGCTGGGGCTGGGCGCGATTTCCGTGGTCCTGTTCTTCCTGGCGGTTCTGCTATGGTCCATCGTGTCGCGCGGTGTGCCGGCGCTGTTCCAGTACCAGGCGCAGATCGAGCTGTATTACGATCCCGCGATCCTGAACCCCGATGGCGGTCCGGTCGACCCGGAAGAGATCGGGGGCATCAACCTGCGGACCGGGTTCGAGCGGGGGATCTTCACCAATTCGCTGCGGATGACGCTGGAAAACGCAGGTATAGACATCGAAGGCACGGTGGAACGCCGCTGGGTGGTCGAGGCGCTGAACGCGCTTGATGCCGTGGGTCTGACCGGCGGGGCCGAGGTGATCGCGGGCGCAGGCGCGCCGGGTGATGCGGCGCGCGTTCTGGGGCAGGCGGGCAGCGCCTTGCGGGCTGCGGCCAGCGCCTTGGGCGGGGATGACGCGGCGGCGGCGGAGGCTGCGCGCGACACGGCCGCCGAGGCGCTTGGCACGGCGGGCTTTGCGCAAGCGGCCGAGGTCGTGGCCGCCATCGACGCGGCGGGCGGGGCCGATGCTGTCGCGGCGCTGAACGCGACGGGCTATCAGCAGGCGCTGCTGGATGCGGCGGGCGCGTTGCGCCAGCCCGGCGAATTCGACGATGCGGCGCTGTCTTCGCTGATCTACGCCACCAACCGCCGCGATGTGCGTGACCGCCTGGTCGAAAACCCCGATCTGGTCGGCACGACCGAATCCGTGGGCGTGCCCATCGACATCGCCGTCACACGCTACCTGTCGGGCGAATTGACCGGGATCGGCACGGCGCAGATGCCGCCCGGTTTCGACATCGGACAACTGGCGCTGGTCGATGCGATGGAAGATGCGGGCCTGATCGACAACGCCTTTCGCTGGCATTTCTTCATCAATCCCTATTCGCAAAGCGGCGAGATCGCGGGGATCGGTCCGGCGCTGATGGGGTCGGCCTACATGATGCTGGTCGTTCTGGTCTTCTCGCTGATCTTCGGGGTCGCGGCCTCGATCTATCTCGAGGAATTCGCGCCGAAGAACAAATTCACCGATTTCATCGAGATCAATATCGCCAACCTTGCCGCCGTGCCGTCGATCGTTTTCGGTATCCTTGGCGCGGCGATCCTGTTCACGCTGATGGACCTCGGCTTTGGCAATTCGATCCGGGGCACGGCGCTCTTGGGCGGGATCGTCCTGTCGCTGATGACGCTGCCCACGATCGTGATCGCCACACGCGCGGCGCTGAAGGCCGTGCCGCCCTCGATCCGGGATGCGGCGCTGGGCGTGGGTGCGTCCAAGGTGCAGATGGTGTTCCACCACAAGCTGCCGCTGGCCGCCCCCGGCATCCTGACCGGCACGATCATCGGCATCGCGCAAGCATTGGGTGAAACCGCGCCGCTTCTGCTGATCGGCCTGTCGGTGTCGACCGGTGCGGCGCTGTTGTCCTCGCCCTTCTCGGGCGGCCTGCTGGAGCAGGCGCAGTCGATGCCGACCGTGGTCTATCTTTTCGCCCAGAACCAGGACGCGCCGGTGCGCGAGGGCCTCGCGCAATCCGCGATCCTGGTGATGTTGCTTTTGCTCTTTGCCCTGAACATCCTTGCGATCCTCCTGCGGCGCAAGTTCGAGCGGAGGTGGTAA
- a CDS encoding aminotransferase class IV, whose translation MQTEHATTHDALEDPRNADILIYVNGALKPRAEATVSVYDSGFLLGDGMWEGMRLYDGVWAFFEEHMDRFFDSCKAVGLDVGTDRQGIFEALEKTRLANGMVTDVHCRMMLTRGVKVRPFQHPSLSRSGPTLVIIMEHSKPVDRLASAGIRLATVPQVRGLPMSQDAKYNSHSKLNCVLACLQAEQAGADEALMLDPHGFVNTTNACNFFIVRRGEVWTSTGDYCMNGVTRQKVIDLCRADGIPVFEKNFSLFEVAGAEEAFLTGTFGAQTPVAAIDGKPVGDGSRPVTARIQALYKRALAEYVAAKQG comes from the coding sequence ATGCAGACCGAGCATGCCACCACCCATGACGCGCTGGAAGATCCGCGCAATGCCGACATCCTGATCTACGTCAACGGCGCGCTGAAGCCGCGGGCCGAGGCGACCGTGTCGGTCTATGACAGCGGGTTCCTGTTGGGCGACGGCATGTGGGAGGGGATGCGGCTTTACGACGGGGTCTGGGCCTTTTTCGAAGAGCACATGGATCGCTTTTTCGACAGCTGCAAGGCGGTCGGTCTGGACGTGGGGACGGACCGTCAGGGGATCTTCGAGGCGCTGGAAAAAACGCGTCTTGCCAATGGGATGGTCACGGATGTGCATTGCCGCATGATGCTGACGCGGGGGGTGAAGGTGCGCCCCTTCCAGCATCCGTCGCTGTCGCGCTCGGGGCCGACGCTGGTGATCATCATGGAACATTCCAAGCCCGTGGACCGCTTGGCGAGCGCGGGCATAAGGCTGGCCACCGTCCCGCAGGTGCGCGGTTTGCCGATGAGCCAGGATGCGAAATACAACAGCCATTCCAAGCTGAACTGCGTTCTGGCCTGTCTTCAGGCGGAACAGGCGGGCGCGGACGAGGCGCTGATGCTGGACCCGCATGGGTTCGTGAACACGACGAATGCCTGCAATTTCTTCATCGTGCGGCGGGGGGAGGTTTGGACCTCCACGGGCGATTACTGCATGAATGGCGTCACGCGGCAGAAGGTGATCGACCTGTGCCGGGCCGATGGCATTCCGGTCTTCGAAAAGAACTTTTCGCTTTTCGAGGTCGCGGGTGCGGAGGAGGCATTTCTGACCGGAACCTTCGGCGCGCAGACGCCGGTGGCCGCGATCGACGGCAAGCCCGTGGGCGACGGATCGCGGCCGGTGACGGCGCGGATACAGGCGCTCTACAAGCGGGCTTTGGCCGAGTATGTCGCCGCCAAACAG
- the phoB gene encoding phosphate regulon transcriptional regulator PhoB, protein MAGEPLVLVVEDEPAQREVLAYNIQAEGFQVMTAEAGDIALEMVRETPPDVIVLDWMLPHVSGIEVCRQLKMGTDTARIPIIMLSARSEEVDKIRGLETGADDYVTKPYSVAELLARLRTQLRRVRPATVGERLEFEDILIDLAEHRVYRNKEQLSLGPTEFRLLTAFMERPGRVWSREQLLDRVWGRDIYVDSRTVDVHVGRLRKALKAGDHGDPIRTVRGAGYALG, encoded by the coding sequence ATGGCTGGCGAACCGCTGGTGCTTGTGGTCGAGGATGAACCGGCGCAGCGCGAGGTGCTGGCCTATAACATCCAGGCCGAAGGGTTCCAGGTGATGACCGCCGAAGCGGGCGACATCGCGCTGGAAATGGTGCGCGAGACGCCGCCCGACGTGATCGTGCTGGACTGGATGTTGCCGCATGTCTCGGGGATCGAAGTGTGCCGCCAGCTCAAGATGGGCACGGACACCGCGCGCATCCCGATCATCATGCTCTCGGCCCGGTCCGAAGAGGTGGACAAGATTCGGGGTCTGGAAACGGGCGCGGATGATTACGTGACCAAGCCCTATTCGGTGGCGGAATTGCTGGCGCGGCTGCGCACGCAATTGCGCCGGGTGCGGCCCGCGACCGTGGGCGAAAGGCTGGAATTCGAGGATATCCTGATCGATCTGGCCGAGCACCGCGTCTATCGCAACAAGGAACAATTGAGCCTCGGGCCGACCGAATTCCGCCTGCTCACGGCCTTCATGGAACGCCCCGGAAGGGTCTGGAGCCGCGAGCAATTGCTCGACCGGGTCTGGGGGCGGGACATCTATGTCGACAGCCGGACGGTGGATGTGCATGTCGGCCGGCTGCGCAAGGCGTTGAAGGCAGGCGATCACGGCGACCCGATCCGCACGGTGCGCGGCGCGGGTTACGCGCTGGGGTGA
- the phoU gene encoding phosphate signaling complex protein PhoU, producing the protein MAHSEHIVSGFDRDLEGIQAQIMRMGGLVEEAIAKATEALETRDLELARAVRAGDRAIDALDESVNDEAARIIAQRQPIASDLRTVLTVFRVSTNLERIGDYAKNIAKRTETIIDQPPVNGTGASLRRMARQVELMLKDVLDAYIQRDVALAADVRARDIDVDQMYSALFREYLTFMMEDPRNITTCMHLHFMAKNIERMGDHVTSIAEQVIYLVTGDMPEDDRPKQDRTAHDAGEPK; encoded by the coding sequence ATGGCGCATTCCGAACATATCGTTTCCGGCTTCGACCGCGATCTGGAGGGGATCCAGGCGCAGATCATGCGCATGGGTGGCCTGGTCGAGGAAGCCATCGCCAAGGCGACCGAGGCGCTGGAAACCCGCGACCTGGAGCTGGCGCGCGCCGTCCGCGCGGGCGACAGGGCCATCGACGCGCTGGACGAAAGCGTCAACGACGAGGCCGCGCGCATCATCGCGCAGCGCCAGCCCATCGCGTCGGACCTGCGCACCGTGCTGACCGTGTTCCGCGTGTCGACGAACCTCGAACGGATCGGGGATTACGCCAAGAACATCGCCAAGCGCACCGAGACGATCATCGACCAGCCCCCGGTCAACGGCACGGGCGCCTCGTTGCGGCGGATGGCGCGGCAGGTCGAGCTGATGCTCAAGGACGTGCTCGACGCCTATATCCAGCGCGACGTGGCGCTGGCCGCCGATGTGCGCGCCCGCGACATCGACGTGGACCAGATGTATTCGGCGCTGTTCCGCGAATACCTGACCTTCATGATGGAGGATCCGCGCAACATCACCACCTGCATGCACCTGCATTTCATGGCCAAGAACATCGAGCGCATGGGCGACCACGTGACCTCGATCGCCGAGCAGGTGATCTACCTGGTGACCGGCGACATGCCCGAGGATGACCGCCCCAAGCAGGATCGCACCGCGCATGACGCGGGCGAGCCCAAGTAA